A single region of the Streptomyces vilmorinianum genome encodes:
- a CDS encoding ABC transporter ATP-binding protein, whose protein sequence is MGQKQQDPEQKQQGWARRLSGYAWRYRTNVVLALGSSLAGMAVMALVPLITKVIIDDVIGKGTRSLAVWTGLLIASAVVVYALTYVRRYYGGRLALDVQHDLRTEMYGTITRLDGRRQDELSTGQVVGRATSDLQLIQGLLFMLPMTIGNILLFGISLGVMAALSLPLTLVALAVAPALWFIAKRSRTRLHPATWYAQAQAAAVAGVVDGSVTGVRVVKGFGQEEQETGKIREASRKLFAGRLRTIRLNSRYTPALQAVPALGQVAVLALGGWLATRGQITLGTFVAFSAYLASLVGPVRMLAMVLTVGQQARAGVERVLELIDTEPVIKDGTKELPADAEATVEFDDVSFAYEGASGTTRPVLDGFSLEIRSGETVAVVGASGSGKSTVSLLLPRFYDVTHGAVLVGGHDVRELTLDSLRAAIGLVPEDSFLFSDTVRANIAYGHPDATQEQIETAARAAQADRFIAELPDGYDTKVGEHGLTLSGGQRQRIALARAILTDPRLLLLDDATSAVDARVEHEIHEALASVMAGRTTLLIAHRRSTLGLADRIAVLDDGRLSDIGTHEELQERSALYRQLLTDPDELGGVSPGHTVTVADDEVPEDRTLRAELDAEFDAERGITPTLWVREEDEAAADTSAAGATPELLAAVEALPPATDTPDIDEARAVTPEKSYGLRRLLRGFGIPLLISLGLVAVDAGMGLLLPILIRHGIDDGVNKLAVGAVWAASALALLTVFVQWVAQTAETRMTGRTGERVLYALRLKIFAQLQRLGLDYYERELTGRIMTRMTTDVDALSTFLQTGLVTAFVSVVTFFGIMVALLVLDLQLALVVFATLPVLALATYFFRRSSVKAYELARERISVVNADLQESVSGLRIVQAFRRERSGAARFAARSDEYREARVRGQWLISIYFPFVTLLSSVAAAAVMIVGANRIEAGTLTTGALVAYLLYIDLFFAPVQQLSQVFDGYQQATVSLRRMQELLQEPTSTATADKPLEVRSLRGDIAFEDVSFAYGAADGEEEALTGIDLRIPAGQTVAFVGETGAGKSTLVKLVARFYDPTAGRVTADGTDLRDLDLTAYRHRLGVVPQEAYLFAGTVRDAIAYGRPEATDAEVEAAARAVGAHDMIATLDGGYLHEVAERGRNLSAGQRQLIALARAELVDPDVLLLDEATAALDLATEAQVNQATDRLAGRRTTLVVAHRLTTAARADRVILMAHGRVAEDGTHDELLARGGPYAELWRTFIGEEEPERV, encoded by the coding sequence GTGGGGCAGAAACAGCAGGATCCTGAGCAGAAACAGCAGGGCTGGGCGCGCAGGCTGTCCGGTTACGCGTGGCGGTACCGGACGAACGTGGTGCTCGCGCTCGGGTCCTCCCTGGCCGGTATGGCCGTCATGGCCCTCGTGCCGCTCATCACCAAGGTGATCATCGACGACGTGATCGGCAAGGGCACCCGGTCCCTCGCCGTCTGGACCGGCCTCCTCATCGCGTCGGCCGTCGTCGTCTACGCCCTCACCTATGTCCGCCGCTACTACGGCGGCCGCCTCGCCCTCGACGTCCAGCACGATCTCCGTACCGAGATGTACGGCACCATCACCCGGCTCGACGGGCGGCGGCAGGACGAGCTGTCCACCGGGCAGGTCGTCGGGCGGGCGACGAGCGACCTCCAGCTCATCCAGGGCCTGCTCTTCATGCTCCCGATGACGATCGGGAACATCCTGCTCTTCGGGATCTCGCTCGGCGTGATGGCGGCGCTCTCCCTCCCGCTCACCCTCGTCGCCCTCGCCGTCGCCCCCGCCCTCTGGTTCATCGCCAAGCGCAGCCGCACCCGCCTCCACCCCGCCACCTGGTACGCCCAGGCGCAGGCCGCCGCCGTCGCCGGGGTCGTCGACGGGTCCGTCACCGGCGTCCGCGTCGTCAAGGGCTTCGGTCAGGAGGAGCAGGAGACCGGCAAGATCCGCGAGGCCAGCCGCAAGCTCTTCGCCGGCCGCCTGCGCACCATCCGGCTCAACTCGCGGTACACCCCCGCCCTGCAGGCCGTCCCCGCCCTCGGCCAGGTCGCCGTCCTGGCGCTCGGCGGCTGGCTCGCCACGCGCGGGCAGATCACCCTGGGCACCTTCGTCGCGTTCTCCGCCTACCTCGCCTCGCTCGTCGGCCCCGTCCGCATGCTCGCCATGGTCCTCACCGTCGGCCAGCAGGCCCGCGCCGGCGTCGAGCGCGTCCTGGAGCTCATCGACACCGAGCCGGTGATCAAGGACGGTACGAAGGAGCTGCCGGCCGACGCCGAGGCCACCGTCGAGTTCGACGACGTGAGCTTCGCGTACGAGGGCGCCTCCGGCACGACACGACCCGTCCTGGACGGCTTCTCCCTGGAGATCCGCTCCGGCGAGACCGTCGCCGTCGTCGGCGCCTCCGGCTCCGGCAAGTCCACCGTCTCGCTTCTCCTGCCCCGCTTCTACGACGTCACCCACGGCGCCGTCCTCGTCGGCGGCCACGACGTCCGCGAACTGACCCTCGACTCGCTGCGCGCCGCCATCGGGCTGGTCCCCGAGGACAGCTTCCTGTTCTCCGACACCGTCCGCGCCAACATCGCGTACGGGCACCCGGACGCCACCCAGGAGCAGATCGAGACCGCCGCGCGCGCCGCCCAGGCGGACCGTTTCATCGCCGAGCTCCCCGACGGCTACGACACCAAGGTCGGCGAGCACGGCCTCACCCTCTCCGGCGGCCAGCGCCAGCGCATCGCGCTCGCCCGCGCCATCCTCACCGACCCCAGGCTGCTCCTCCTCGACGACGCCACCTCCGCCGTCGACGCACGCGTGGAGCACGAGATCCACGAGGCCCTGGCCTCCGTGATGGCCGGCCGTACGACCCTCCTCATCGCCCACCGCCGCTCCACCCTCGGCCTCGCCGACCGGATCGCCGTCCTCGACGACGGCCGGCTCTCCGACATCGGCACACACGAGGAGCTTCAGGAGCGCTCCGCCCTCTACCGGCAGCTCCTCACCGACCCCGACGAGCTGGGCGGGGTCTCGCCCGGCCACACCGTGACGGTCGCCGACGACGAGGTGCCCGAGGACCGCACCCTGCGCGCCGAACTCGACGCCGAGTTCGACGCCGAGCGCGGCATCACCCCCACCCTGTGGGTACGGGAGGAGGACGAGGCCGCCGCGGACACCTCGGCCGCCGGGGCCACCCCCGAACTCCTCGCCGCCGTCGAGGCGCTCCCGCCCGCCACCGACACCCCCGACATCGACGAGGCGCGGGCCGTCACGCCCGAGAAGTCCTACGGACTGCGCCGGCTGCTGCGCGGCTTCGGCATCCCGCTGCTCATCAGCCTCGGCCTCGTCGCCGTCGACGCCGGCATGGGCCTGCTGCTGCCGATCCTGATCCGGCACGGCATCGACGACGGCGTCAACAAGCTCGCCGTGGGCGCCGTCTGGGCCGCCTCCGCCCTCGCCCTGCTGACCGTCTTCGTGCAGTGGGTCGCCCAGACCGCCGAGACCCGGATGACCGGCCGCACCGGCGAGCGGGTCCTCTACGCCCTGCGGCTGAAGATCTTCGCCCAGCTCCAGCGGCTCGGACTCGACTACTACGAGCGCGAGCTCACCGGCCGGATCATGACCCGGATGACCACGGACGTGGACGCCCTGTCCACGTTCCTCCAGACCGGCCTGGTCACCGCGTTCGTCTCCGTCGTGACCTTCTTCGGGATCATGGTCGCGCTGCTCGTGCTCGACCTCCAGCTCGCCCTGGTCGTCTTCGCGACGCTCCCGGTCCTCGCCCTCGCCACGTACTTCTTCCGCCGCTCCAGCGTGAAGGCGTACGAGCTGGCGCGTGAGCGGATCAGTGTCGTCAACGCCGACCTCCAGGAGTCGGTCTCCGGGCTCCGCATCGTGCAGGCCTTCCGCCGCGAGCGCTCGGGCGCCGCGCGGTTCGCGGCACGCAGCGACGAGTACCGCGAGGCCCGCGTCCGCGGACAGTGGCTGATCTCGATCTACTTCCCGTTCGTCACGCTCCTGTCGTCCGTGGCCGCCGCGGCCGTCATGATCGTCGGCGCGAACCGCATCGAGGCGGGCACGCTGACGACGGGCGCCCTGGTCGCCTACCTCCTCTACATCGACCTGTTCTTCGCCCCCGTGCAGCAGCTCTCGCAGGTCTTCGACGGCTACCAGCAGGCCACCGTCTCGCTGAGGCGGATGCAGGAACTGCTCCAGGAGCCGACGTCGACGGCCACCGCCGACAAGCCCCTGGAGGTCCGCTCGCTGCGCGGCGACATCGCTTTCGAGGACGTGTCCTTCGCGTACGGGGCCGCCGACGGGGAGGAGGAGGCCCTGACCGGCATCGACCTGCGCATCCCCGCCGGGCAGACCGTCGCCTTCGTCGGCGAGACCGGCGCCGGAAAGTCCACCCTGGTCAAGCTGGTGGCCCGGTTCTACGACCCGACCGCCGGCCGGGTCACGGCCGACGGCACGGACCTCAGGGACCTGGACCTCACCGCGTACCGCCACCGGCTCGGGGTCGTGCCCCAGGAGGCGTACCTCTTCGCGGGGACGGTCCGCGACGCCATCGCGTACGGGCGCCCCGAGGCGACCGACGCCGAGGTGGAGGCCGCGGCCCGCGCGGTCGGTGCGCACGACATGATCGCGACCCTGGACGGCGGCTACCTCCACGAGGTCGCCGAGCGCGGCCGCAACCTCTCCGCCGGCCAGCGCCAGCTGATCGCGCTGGCCCGCGCCGAGCTCGTCGACCCGGACGTCCTGCTCCTCGACGAGGCCACGGCCGCGCTCGACCTCGCCACCGAGGCCCAGGTCAACCAGGCCACCGACCGCCTCGCCGGCCGCCGCACCACCCTCGTCGTGGCCCACCGCCTCACCACGGCCGCCCGCGCGGACCGCGTGATCCTGATGGCCCACGGCCGGGTCGCGGAGGACGGCACACACGACGAACTGCTGGCACGGGGCGGCCCGTACGCGGAGCTGTGGCGGACCTTCATCGGCGAGGAGGAGCCGGAACGGGTGTGA
- a CDS encoding S28 family serine protease, protein MRKSLTWLASLTVLIGTIGASGAATAAEPATGSTSATADSTGSTDSTNSTDIKDRILAIPGMSLIEEKPYAGYRFFILEYTQPVDHRRPWAGTFKQRLSVLHKDTDRPTVFHTSGYSLSTNPSRREPTRIIDGNQVSMEYRFFTPSRPQPADWSKLDIWQAASDQHRIFTALKTIYGQKWLSTGASKGGMTATYYERFYPRDMDGVVAYVAPNDVVNKEDSAYDRFFEKVGTKECRDRLNAMQREALVRREPLQKKYKEWAESEGATFNTVGSLDKAYEAVVLDFVWGFWQYSNEADCASIPEAATATDDTVYETIDAISGWSFYTDQGLAPYTPYYYQAATQLGSPSIKLPHLDGLTRYGYQPARNFVPREIPMTFQPWAMRDVDEWVRKNANQMLFVYGGNDPWGAEPFRLGKGARDSYVFTAPGANHGANVAGLVEAERTKATARILAWAGVDAPTAAAAQPLARFDAGLDNTADEELTREHGVRP, encoded by the coding sequence ATGCGCAAGTCGCTGACATGGCTGGCGTCGCTCACGGTGCTCATAGGCACCATCGGGGCGAGTGGTGCGGCCACCGCCGCGGAGCCGGCCACCGGCAGCACGTCTGCCACCGCGGACAGCACCGGCAGCACCGACAGCACCAACAGCACGGACATCAAGGACCGCATCCTGGCGATCCCCGGGATGAGCCTCATCGAGGAGAAGCCGTACGCCGGTTACCGCTTCTTCATCCTCGAGTACACCCAGCCGGTCGACCACCGGCGCCCGTGGGCGGGCACGTTCAAGCAGCGGCTCTCCGTCCTCCACAAGGACACGGACCGGCCGACCGTCTTCCACACCAGCGGCTACTCGCTGAGCACCAACCCCAGCCGCCGCGAGCCCACCCGGATCATCGACGGCAACCAGGTCTCCATGGAGTACCGGTTCTTCACGCCGTCCCGGCCCCAGCCCGCCGACTGGTCCAAGCTGGACATCTGGCAGGCCGCGAGCGACCAGCACCGCATCTTCACCGCCCTGAAGACGATCTACGGGCAGAAGTGGCTCTCCACCGGCGCCTCCAAGGGCGGTATGACGGCGACGTACTACGAGCGCTTCTACCCGCGTGACATGGACGGCGTCGTCGCGTACGTCGCGCCCAACGACGTGGTCAACAAGGAGGACTCGGCGTACGACCGGTTCTTCGAGAAGGTCGGGACGAAGGAGTGCCGCGACCGCCTCAACGCGATGCAGCGCGAGGCGCTGGTCCGCCGCGAGCCGCTCCAGAAGAAGTACAAGGAGTGGGCCGAGTCCGAGGGCGCCACCTTCAACACCGTCGGCTCGCTCGACAAGGCGTACGAGGCCGTCGTCCTCGACTTCGTCTGGGGCTTCTGGCAGTACTCCAACGAGGCCGACTGCGCCTCGATCCCGGAGGCCGCCACGGCGACCGACGACACCGTGTACGAGACGATCGACGCCATCTCCGGCTGGTCCTTCTACACCGACCAGGGCCTTGCGCCGTACACCCCGTACTACTACCAGGCGGCGACCCAGCTCGGCTCGCCCAGCATCAAGCTGCCGCACCTGGACGGCCTGACCCGCTACGGCTACCAGCCCGCGCGGAACTTCGTGCCGCGCGAGATCCCGATGACGTTCCAGCCGTGGGCCATGCGGGACGTCGACGAGTGGGTCCGCAAGAACGCGAACCAGATGCTGTTCGTGTACGGCGGCAACGACCCGTGGGGAGCCGAGCCGTTCCGCCTCGGCAAGGGCGCCCGTGACAGCTACGTCTTCACGGCCCCGGGCGCCAACCACGGTGCCAACGTCGCCGGTCTCGTCGAGGCCGAGCGCACCAAGGCCACGGCCCGCATCCTCGCCTGGGCCGGGGTCGACGCCCCGACGGCGGCGGCCGCGCAGCCGCTGGCCCGCTTCGACGCCGGTCTCGACAACACGGCCGACGAGGAGCTGACCCGGGAGCACGGCGTGCGCCCGTAG